In a genomic window of Streptococcus oralis subsp. tigurinus:
- a CDS encoding SIS domain-containing protein, producing MLNYTKEELLELGAEITTREIYQQPDVWKEAFEAYQAKREEIAAFLQGIADKHDYIKVILTGAGTSAYVGDTLVPYFKEVYDERKWNFNAIATTDIVANPETYLKKDVATVLVSFARSGNSPESVATVDLAKALVDDLYQVTITCAADGKLALQAHGDDRNLLLLQPAASNDAGFAMTSSFTSMMLTALLVFDPTEFAVKAERFEVVTSLARKILDNAADVKELVDLDFNRVIYLGAGPYFGLAHEAQLKILELTAGQVATMYESPVGFRHGPKSLINEDTVVLIFGTTTDYTRKYDLDLVREVAGDQIARRVVLLSDQAFSLENVKEVALGCGGVLNDIYRVFPYIVYAQLFALLTSLKVENKPDTPSPTGTVNRVVQGVIIHDYQK from the coding sequence ATGCTAAATTACACAAAAGAAGAATTACTTGAACTGGGTGCAGAAATCACGACTCGTGAAATCTACCAACAGCCTGATGTATGGAAAGAGGCTTTTGAAGCTTATCAAGCGAAACGAGAAGAAATTGCAGCCTTCCTACAAGGAATTGCTGATAAACATGACTATATCAAGGTTATCTTGACGGGTGCTGGTACTTCTGCTTATGTGGGAGATACCTTGGTACCATACTTTAAGGAAGTCTATGATGAACGCAAATGGAATTTCAATGCTATTGCGACAACAGATATCGTTGCCAATCCAGAAACCTATCTGAAAAAAGATGTGGCGACTGTCCTTGTTTCCTTTGCTCGTAGTGGGAATTCACCTGAAAGTGTGGCGACGGTTGATTTGGCCAAAGCCTTGGTTGATGACCTCTATCAAGTGACCATTACATGTGCTGCAGATGGTAAATTGGCTCTTCAAGCTCATGGCGATGACCGCAATCTTTTGCTCTTGCAACCAGCTGCCTCTAATGATGCTGGATTTGCCATGACTTCTAGCTTTACGTCCATGATGTTGACAGCTCTCTTGGTGTTTGACCCTACAGAATTTGCTGTGAAAGCTGAACGTTTTGAAGTTGTGACGAGCCTTGCGCGTAAGATTCTAGACAATGCAGCAGATGTTAAAGAGCTGGTTGACCTCGACTTTAACCGCGTTATCTACCTGGGTGCTGGTCCTTACTTTGGACTTGCTCATGAAGCTCAGCTCAAGATTTTGGAATTAACAGCTGGTCAAGTTGCGACCATGTATGAAAGTCCAGTTGGCTTCCGTCACGGTCCAAAATCTCTTATCAACGAAGATACAGTTGTTTTGATCTTTGGTACAACGACAGACTACACTCGCAAGTACGACTTGGACTTGGTTCGTGAAGTGGCTGGTGACCAGATTGCTCGTCGTGTTGTGCTCTTGAGTGATCAAGCCTTTAGTCTTGAAAATGTCAAAGAAGTAGCCCTTGGTTGTGGCGGTGTCTTGAACGATATTTACCGTGTCTTCCCTTATATCGTTTATGCCCAACTCTTTGCCCTATTGACTTCACTCAAGGTAGAAAATAAACCAGATACACCATCTCCTACAGGTACCGTAAACCGTGTGGTACAAGGTGTGATCATTCATGACTATCAAAAATAA
- a CDS encoding PTS sugar transporter subunit IIA translates to MTKSLILVSHGRFCEELKGSTEMIMGPQDNIHAVALLPEDGPEEFTAKFEAAVEGLDDFLVFADLLGGTPCNVVSRLIMEGRDIELYAGMNLPMVIEFINASLTGMDADYKSRAAESIVKVNDLLAGFDDDEDE, encoded by the coding sequence ATGACTAAATCATTGATTTTAGTGAGCCACGGTCGTTTCTGTGAAGAACTTAAAGGTAGCACAGAAATGATTATGGGACCACAAGACAACATTCATGCGGTTGCTCTTCTTCCAGAAGATGGACCAGAAGAATTTACTGCTAAATTTGAAGCTGCTGTTGAAGGATTGGATGATTTCCTAGTCTTTGCGGATCTTCTTGGTGGAACTCCATGTAACGTGGTGAGCCGTTTGATTATGGAAGGTCGTGACATTGAACTTTATGCAGGAATGAACCTTCCGATGGTCATTGAATTTATCAATGCAAGCCTAACTGGCATGGATGCGGACTATAAGAGTCGTGCTGCAGAAAGCATCGTAAAAGTCAACGATTTGTTAGCAGGCTTCGATGATGACGAAGATGAATAA